One window of the Mycobacterium sp. SVM_VP21 genome contains the following:
- the eccA gene encoding type VII secretion AAA-ATPase EccA → MVSMDGRYGSPDALVDFVAATEADPSMADAWLGRIACGDTELDTLKRLYANSDWLHKETTRLGRHLAAQIPLGPYLSITVTDASHVGLALASALTVAGEYERADALLADKALLDSWINYQWHQLGRAYLMFVTQRWPDLLTVAAEELPDRAIVMPAVTASVCALAGYAAAHLGQGRVALDWLDRVDIIGQTRSSERFPAGVLTASINPSEIPLLAADLAYLRGMVHRQLGEEDKAQVWLSKAAINGVLTEPAKAALAEPKLRLVVTEEQIIDSRTDRWDAGSAKSRAELDEHNALDRRAELLEQGRAELEKQVGLAEVKRAVKALEDQLEIRAMRLEHGLPVEGQTNHMLLVGPPGTGKTTTAEALGKIYAGMGIVRNPEITEVRRSDFCGEHIGSSGPKTNELIEKALGGILFMDEFYSLVERHQDGTPDMIGMEAVNQLLIALEKHRFDFCFLAAGYEDQVDEFLTVNPGLASRFNRKIRFESYTPEEIVEIGERYGSSRATVLNPEARQRFLAMVTTIRGYVSPRGEHGINVMHNGRFARNVIEEAELARDTRVAAQKRAGQPVTIDDLKTITAVDIDSAVRAVCDTKREMAALNW, encoded by the coding sequence ATGGTGAGCATGGACGGGCGCTACGGCTCCCCCGACGCGTTAGTCGACTTCGTCGCCGCAACTGAGGCCGATCCCTCTATGGCCGATGCCTGGCTGGGCCGTATCGCGTGCGGCGACACCGAGCTGGACACACTCAAGCGTCTGTACGCCAACAGCGATTGGCTGCACAAGGAGACCACCCGGCTGGGCCGGCACCTGGCCGCCCAGATCCCGCTGGGACCGTATCTGTCGATCACGGTGACCGACGCCTCGCACGTGGGTCTGGCCCTGGCATCGGCGCTAACCGTTGCCGGTGAATACGAGCGTGCCGACGCCCTGCTGGCCGACAAGGCCCTGCTCGACAGTTGGATCAACTACCAGTGGCATCAGCTCGGCCGCGCCTACCTGATGTTCGTCACCCAGCGCTGGCCGGATCTGCTGACCGTCGCCGCCGAAGAACTCCCCGACCGGGCGATCGTGATGCCCGCGGTCACCGCGTCGGTGTGCGCCCTCGCCGGCTATGCGGCCGCGCACTTGGGCCAGGGCCGGGTAGCACTGGATTGGCTGGACCGCGTCGACATCATCGGGCAGACGCGTTCCTCGGAACGATTCCCGGCAGGTGTGCTCACCGCGTCGATCAACCCCAGCGAGATCCCGTTGTTGGCTGCGGATCTGGCCTACCTGCGTGGCATGGTGCACCGCCAGCTCGGCGAGGAGGACAAGGCGCAGGTCTGGTTGTCCAAGGCGGCCATCAACGGTGTGCTGACCGAACCGGCCAAGGCCGCGCTGGCTGAACCGAAGCTGCGCCTGGTGGTTACCGAGGAACAGATCATCGACAGCCGCACCGACCGTTGGGATGCCGGTTCGGCGAAGAGCCGCGCGGAACTCGACGAGCACAACGCGCTGGACCGCCGCGCTGAGCTGTTGGAGCAGGGCCGTGCCGAACTGGAGAAGCAGGTGGGCCTGGCCGAGGTCAAACGGGCGGTCAAGGCGTTGGAAGACCAGCTCGAAATCCGGGCCATGCGGCTCGAGCACGGCCTGCCTGTGGAAGGCCAGACCAACCACATGCTGCTGGTCGGCCCGCCCGGCACCGGCAAAACCACCACCGCCGAGGCCTTGGGCAAGATCTACGCCGGCATGGGTATCGTGCGCAACCCGGAGATCACCGAGGTCCGTCGTTCCGACTTCTGCGGCGAACACATCGGATCGTCCGGGCCCAAGACGAATGAGCTGATCGAAAAGGCTTTGGGTGGAATCCTTTTCATGGATGAGTTCTATTCACTGGTGGAACGTCACCAGGACGGGACTCCGGACATGATCGGCATGGAGGCAGTCAACCAGCTGCTGATCGCGCTGGAGAAACACCGCTTCGACTTCTGCTTCCTCGCCGCCGGCTACGAAGACCAGGTCGACGAATTCCTGACCGTCAACCCGGGTCTGGCCAGCCGGTTCAACCGCAAGATCCGGTTCGAGTCGTACACCCCCGAAGAGATCGTCGAGATCGGTGAGCGCTACGGCTCCAGTCGCGCCACCGTCCTGAATCCCGAGGCACGCCAGCGGTTCCTGGCGATGGTGACCACGATCCGCGGCTATGTCAGCCCACGTGGCGAGCATGGCATCAACGTCATGCACAACGGCCGGTTCGCCCGCAACGTGATCGAGGAGGCCGAACTGGCCCGCGACACTCGGGTGGCCGCCCAGAAGCGTGCCGGGCAGCCGGTGACGATCGACGACCTCAAGACCATCACCGCCGTCGACATCGACTCCGCGGTGCGGGCCGTGTGCGACACAAAGCGCGAGATGGCCGCCCTGAACTGGTAG
- the eccE gene encoding type VII secretion protein EccE, giving the protein MSQNRVRLTGFPASSNRRLLCATTIALSALAGWTLGGLIGLTVAVLLAVLVVLVPWWGQPAWSWALLWLRRPAKALKAAWSEPITVANNRAGGGVRISDGVAVVAVHLLGRAHTATVATGSVNVETDNVVDVAELLPMLRHALGLVLESMSVISIGARRATTGDYPRVYDTEIGTPPYAGQRETWLVLRLRVIDNTAALRWRTTLGATAVAVAQRIAGLLRCDGLRTRVATASDLVELDRRLGGGSLLAGAERWKTLRTEGGWVTTYAYPAREISAQLLAQAWTLPVDEVIQNVTVFPNGTCTATVTLQTPQPAPTPPSVVLHRLNGEQAAALEANMCAPRPQLRGLRPGRLPASLPIEIGPSGVLIGKLANGDRLMVPLTDSGELSRVFIAAEDLIAKRIVIRAAGAGERVCVHTRDKARWASVRMPEVAVVGESRPTPRTTVSVVDGPIAPSPRPATVITVAPPGTPPPPPDAVEVSIEQIDRNAVRVAAAGKSWLATVELFRAENRYCSPEALAPMSSR; this is encoded by the coding sequence GTGAGTCAGAACCGGGTCCGGCTGACCGGGTTCCCGGCGTCGAGCAACCGGCGGCTGCTGTGCGCGACGACGATCGCCCTGTCCGCTCTGGCGGGCTGGACGCTGGGTGGGCTGATCGGCCTGACAGTGGCGGTCCTGCTGGCGGTGCTGGTGGTGCTGGTGCCGTGGTGGGGGCAGCCGGCGTGGTCCTGGGCACTGCTGTGGTTGCGGCGCCCGGCAAAGGCGCTGAAGGCGGCCTGGAGCGAGCCGATCACGGTGGCCAACAACCGTGCCGGCGGCGGGGTTCGCATCTCCGACGGTGTGGCGGTGGTGGCAGTCCATCTGCTGGGCCGGGCGCATACGGCCACCGTGGCCACCGGATCGGTGAACGTGGAGACCGACAACGTCGTGGACGTCGCCGAGCTGCTACCAATGCTGCGGCACGCACTCGGGCTGGTCCTGGAGTCCATGAGTGTGATCAGCATCGGAGCCCGCCGGGCCACCACCGGCGACTACCCGCGGGTCTACGACACCGAGATCGGCACCCCGCCCTACGCCGGCCAACGGGAAACCTGGCTGGTGCTGAGACTGCGGGTCATCGACAACACCGCGGCGCTGCGGTGGCGCACCACGCTGGGTGCCACCGCGGTTGCCGTCGCGCAACGGATTGCCGGCCTGCTGCGTTGCGATGGCCTGCGCACCCGGGTGGCCACCGCCAGCGACCTGGTCGAGCTGGATCGGCGCCTCGGCGGCGGTTCGCTGCTGGCCGGCGCCGAGCGCTGGAAGACGCTGCGCACCGAGGGCGGCTGGGTGACGACCTATGCCTATCCGGCCCGCGAGATCAGTGCCCAGCTGCTGGCGCAGGCGTGGACTCTGCCGGTCGATGAGGTGATCCAGAACGTCACGGTGTTCCCGAACGGGACGTGTACGGCCACCGTGACCCTGCAGACCCCGCAGCCGGCCCCGACTCCCCCGTCGGTGGTGCTGCACCGGCTCAACGGGGAGCAGGCCGCTGCGCTGGAGGCCAACATGTGTGCCCCCCGCCCACAGCTGCGCGGGCTGCGCCCCGGCCGGCTGCCGGCCAGCCTGCCCATCGAGATCGGCCCGTCGGGCGTCCTGATCGGCAAGCTGGCCAACGGCGACCGGCTGATGGTGCCGCTCACCGACTCCGGTGAATTGAGCCGCGTCTTCATCGCCGCCGAGGACCTGATCGCCAAGCGCATCGTCATCCGGGCCGCGGGTGCCGGCGAACGGGTCTGCGTGCACACCCGGGACAAGGCCCGCTGGGCCAGCGTCCGAATGCCCGAGGTGGCCGTGGTCGGCGAATCCCGGCCGACGCCACGCACCACCGTCAGCGTGGTGGACGGGCCGATAGCGCCGTCGCCGCGGCCGGCCACCGTGATCACCGTGGCTCCGCCCGGGACGCCGCCGCCACCACCGGACGCGGTCGAAGTGAGTATCGAGCAGATCGACCGGAACGCGGTACGGGTTGCGGCCGCCGGGAAATCGTGGCTGGCTACGGTGGAGTTGTTCCGGGCGGAAAACCGGTACTGCAGCCCGGAGGCGCTGGCCCCGATGTCGTCGCGATGA
- the mycP gene encoding type VII secretion-associated serine protease mycosin: MLLVSLSSSPPPARAIEPPSVDPVLVPADGVPGPDQPMRRSNSCSVPITVSNPDVAQLAPGFDMLGIAAAWQYSTGNGVPVAVIDTGVTPNPRLPAIAGGDYIMGGAEGLDGLQDCDAHGTIAASIIAAAPLGVLPMPRPMPEVPAFPPPGGPPPSIGEPLPPADVPGPPAPPPIPAPVTITQVAPPPPPPEGAVAPASGPADPQTEDEPAVPPPPPGAPDGVVGVAPHATVISIRQSSRAFEPVNPQRFSYDDERVKAGTLATLAKAVVHAADMGAKVINISVTSCVQVAAGLDQQVLGAALWYAATVKDAVIVAAAGNVGEAGCADNPMFDPLNPSDPRDWNQVKVISSPSWFSDYVLSVGGVDATGAPIDKSMAGPWVGVAAPATHVMGLSPQGGVPVNAYPPIRVGEKNMPFWGTSFSAAYVSGVAALVRAKYPQLTAHQVINRIMQTAHNPPAGVDNRVGYGLVDPVAALTFNVPVGDPLTPGSQQRVITPAPPPPPPDHRARTVALGFLGVIAATVLAAAITARIRRASK, translated from the coding sequence ATGCTGTTGGTGAGTCTGTCGAGCAGCCCTCCGCCGGCGCGGGCCATCGAGCCGCCGTCCGTCGATCCGGTCCTGGTGCCAGCTGACGGGGTACCCGGGCCGGATCAGCCGATGCGCCGCTCGAATTCGTGCAGTGTGCCGATCACCGTCAGCAACCCCGATGTGGCCCAGCTGGCACCGGGATTCGACATGCTGGGGATCGCCGCGGCATGGCAGTACTCCACCGGCAACGGCGTGCCGGTGGCCGTCATCGACACCGGCGTCACACCGAACCCACGGCTGCCCGCGATCGCCGGCGGCGACTACATCATGGGCGGCGCGGAGGGGCTGGACGGTCTGCAGGACTGCGATGCGCACGGCACCATCGCCGCATCGATCATCGCCGCGGCCCCGCTCGGTGTGCTGCCGATGCCCCGCCCGATGCCAGAAGTTCCGGCGTTCCCCCCGCCCGGCGGTCCTCCGCCAAGCATCGGCGAACCACTCCCGCCGGCTGACGTGCCCGGCCCACCGGCCCCGCCGCCGATCCCGGCTCCCGTGACCATCACCCAGGTGGCACCTCCACCCCCACCGCCGGAGGGTGCCGTAGCACCGGCCTCGGGGCCGGCCGATCCGCAGACCGAAGACGAGCCCGCAGTTCCCCCGCCGCCGCCAGGCGCCCCCGACGGTGTGGTCGGGGTGGCCCCGCACGCCACCGTCATCTCGATCCGCCAGTCGTCGCGGGCGTTCGAGCCGGTCAACCCGCAACGGTTCAGCTACGACGACGAGCGGGTCAAGGCGGGCACGCTGGCCACGCTGGCCAAGGCCGTGGTCCACGCGGCCGACATGGGCGCCAAGGTCATCAACATTTCGGTGACGTCCTGCGTTCAGGTGGCGGCCGGACTCGACCAGCAGGTGCTGGGGGCAGCCCTCTGGTACGCGGCGACGGTCAAGGACGCGGTGATCGTCGCGGCCGCCGGCAATGTCGGCGAAGCCGGCTGCGCCGACAACCCGATGTTCGACCCGCTGAACCCGAGCGACCCGCGGGACTGGAACCAGGTCAAGGTGATCTCGAGCCCGTCGTGGTTCTCCGACTACGTCTTGTCTGTGGGCGGCGTGGACGCCACCGGAGCACCGATCGACAAGAGCATGGCCGGCCCTTGGGTGGGGGTGGCCGCCCCGGCCACCCACGTGATGGGCCTATCCCCGCAGGGCGGTGTCCCGGTCAACGCCTACCCGCCGATTCGGGTGGGCGAGAAGAACATGCCGTTCTGGGGCACCAGCTTCTCGGCCGCCTACGTCAGCGGCGTCGCTGCACTTGTGCGGGCGAAATACCCGCAGCTCACCGCACATCAGGTGATCAACCGGATCATGCAGACCGCACACAATCCGCCCGCCGGCGTCGACAACCGGGTGGGCTACGGATTGGTCGACCCGGTCGCGGCGCTGACCTTCAACGTGCCGGTGGGTGACCCGCTGACGCCGGGCTCGCAACAGCGGGTGATCACCCCGGCGCCGCCGCCACCGCCGCCGGACCATCGGGCCCGGACCGTGGCCCTGGGATTCCTCGGCGTGATCGCCGCGACCGTCCTGGCCGCCGCGATCACTGCGCGGATCCGGAGGGCCAGCAAGTGA
- the eccD gene encoding type VII secretion integral membrane protein EccD, which translates to MTSPTTAKVAFPARCAVSLAYDKHLVSQVFPAGIPVEEFFEGMVELLDEDLRHHGFDGVALPPGSYELHKVNGVRLDITRSLDDLGVQDGDTLVLVPAVGGDSFEPQYESLSSALAATARRLGAQPEIKCQECGHKADEQTVTRLLNVKVDRMFAPVTALTAAHTAIGLMAMAVVVLSTLAVRARTFSDSWPPAAVLAGLGGLLALGATVIRRNWPARDDLLSGFGWLAVLALSCAALCAAPGALGAPHLLIGLTVLALGAIGLSVLLRSQTAVATAIVTAAAVGGAVAAARMWHPVSPQVIGICMLLGLLILLRMSPTIALWVARVRPPYFGSITGRDLFARRANMPIDTVSPVSPEDGEDDEDDLVDISARGAAIAASARLINAVQVGMCVAIATALPIAVWMVLEPGGARPRGALVLCGLVAGLFVTQGRGFAGRVQAIALVSGACAAVLTGIVKYALANPGDTAGGFLWPAAAIAVFTGLGVAAGLLVPETKFVPWIRLAVEWLEVLAFIVVGVLGAWLGGLFVWVRN; encoded by the coding sequence GTGACTTCTCCGACAACAGCTAAAGTCGCGTTTCCGGCACGCTGTGCGGTGAGTCTCGCTTACGACAAACACCTCGTCTCCCAGGTCTTCCCGGCCGGCATTCCGGTGGAGGAATTCTTCGAGGGAATGGTCGAGCTGCTCGACGAGGATCTGCGACACCACGGTTTCGACGGGGTGGCTCTCCCCCCAGGCAGTTACGAACTGCACAAAGTCAACGGCGTCCGGCTGGACATCACTCGCAGCCTCGACGACCTGGGCGTACAGGACGGCGACACCCTGGTTCTGGTTCCGGCGGTGGGTGGCGATTCGTTCGAGCCGCAGTACGAATCGCTATCGAGTGCGCTGGCCGCGACGGCCCGCCGACTCGGTGCGCAACCCGAGATCAAGTGCCAGGAGTGTGGGCACAAAGCCGACGAACAGACCGTGACACGGCTGCTCAATGTCAAAGTCGATCGGATGTTCGCCCCGGTCACCGCGTTGACCGCGGCACACACCGCGATCGGGCTGATGGCCATGGCGGTGGTCGTGCTGTCGACGCTGGCGGTTCGGGCCCGGACGTTCAGCGACAGTTGGCCGCCCGCGGCGGTCCTGGCCGGCCTCGGCGGACTGCTCGCATTGGGTGCCACGGTGATCCGGCGGAACTGGCCGGCCCGCGATGACCTGCTCAGCGGATTCGGCTGGCTGGCCGTTCTCGCGCTGTCCTGCGCCGCACTATGCGCGGCACCCGGGGCCCTGGGCGCGCCTCACCTGTTGATCGGGCTGACGGTCCTGGCGTTGGGCGCGATTGGGCTAAGCGTGCTGCTGCGTTCGCAGACCGCGGTAGCCACCGCGATCGTCACCGCCGCGGCGGTCGGCGGGGCGGTGGCGGCAGCGCGGATGTGGCATCCGGTATCGCCGCAGGTGATCGGTATCTGCATGCTGTTGGGCCTGCTGATCCTGTTGCGCATGTCGCCAACGATCGCGCTGTGGGTTGCCCGGGTGCGCCCGCCGTACTTCGGTTCGATCACCGGGCGGGATCTGTTCGCCCGGCGCGCCAACATGCCGATCGATACGGTCTCCCCGGTCAGTCCGGAGGACGGCGAGGACGACGAGGACGACCTGGTCGACATCTCGGCACGCGGCGCCGCGATCGCGGCCTCCGCGCGGTTGATCAACGCGGTGCAGGTCGGGATGTGTGTCGCGATCGCCACGGCGCTGCCGATCGCGGTCTGGATGGTATTGGAACCGGGCGGCGCCCGGCCACGTGGTGCGCTGGTGCTGTGCGGTCTGGTGGCAGGCCTGTTCGTCACCCAGGGCCGCGGTTTCGCCGGCCGCGTCCAAGCGATCGCCCTGGTGAGCGGGGCGTGCGCGGCCGTGCTCACCGGAATCGTCAAATACGCGCTGGCGAACCCGGGTGACACCGCCGGCGGGTTCTTGTGGCCGGCCGCCGCCATCGCGGTCTTCACCGGGCTCGGGGTGGCCGCCGGCCTGCTAGTCCCCGAGACCAAGTTCGTGCCCTGGATCCGGCTGGCCGTCGAATGGCTCGAAGTACTGGCGTTCATTGTGGTGGGGGTGCTTGGCGCTTGGCTGGGAGGACTGTTCGTGTGGGTGCGCAACTGA
- a CDS encoding MinD/ParA family protein, with the protein MTSPWNSQNMPDEGSSGRWDPASSHRYRDSVSDSMRISDLATPRKIPPGSGWRKLIYVVSAKVINPGESPRERHYRDLRNRIRRHIRRQYVITLVSGKGGTGVTTMTAAIGSVFRECRPENVIAIDAVPGFGTLSDRIDEHPPGDYSAVLSDTDVQGYSDIREHLGQNAVGLDVLAGNRTSDQLRPLVPAMFSGVLSRLRRTHNVILVDTSADLEHPVMKPVLENTDTLVFVSGITADQSRPVLRAVDYLASQGYHELVSRSTVILNHSAPGEDSAAVAYLTERFSKTGATVEVMPHDAHLAKGGIIDVHNEVKKKTRLRLFEITAGLADKFVPDTER; encoded by the coding sequence GTGACGAGCCCATGGAATAGCCAGAATATGCCTGACGAAGGCTCATCCGGGCGATGGGATCCGGCATCCAGCCACCGCTACCGGGATTCCGTATCGGATTCCATGCGCATTTCCGATCTGGCGACACCGCGCAAAATTCCTCCCGGCTCGGGCTGGCGCAAACTGATCTATGTCGTGTCGGCGAAAGTTATTAATCCCGGGGAATCTCCGCGCGAACGTCATTACCGTGATTTGCGCAATAGAATTCGGCGGCACATCCGGCGTCAGTACGTGATCACGTTAGTGTCCGGAAAAGGCGGCACCGGTGTAACGACGATGACCGCCGCTATCGGCAGCGTGTTCCGGGAATGCCGACCGGAAAATGTGATCGCGATTGACGCCGTTCCGGGCTTCGGGACCCTGTCCGATCGCATCGACGAGCACCCGCCCGGCGACTACTCGGCCGTTCTGAGCGACACCGACGTGCAGGGGTATTCCGATATCCGCGAGCACCTCGGGCAAAACGCCGTCGGCCTGGATGTCCTGGCCGGCAACCGCACCTCGGATCAGCTGCGCCCGCTCGTCCCTGCCATGTTCAGCGGGGTGTTGTCGCGGCTTCGGCGAACCCACAACGTGATCCTGGTCGACACCTCGGCAGACCTGGAGCACCCGGTCATGAAGCCGGTCTTGGAGAACACCGACACCCTGGTCTTCGTCTCCGGGATCACCGCGGACCAGTCCCGCCCGGTGTTGCGGGCGGTGGACTACCTCGCCTCGCAGGGCTACCACGAGCTGGTGTCACGGTCCACGGTGATCCTCAACCACTCCGCACCGGGCGAGGACAGCGCCGCGGTGGCCTATCTGACCGAACGGTTCAGCAAAACCGGCGCCACCGTGGAAGTCATGCCGCACGACGCCCATCTGGCAAAGGGCGGAATCATCGACGTCCATAACGAGGTGAAGAAGAAGACCCGGCTGCGGTTATTTGAGATAACCGCCGGTCTGGCCGACAAATTCGTGCCCGACACCGAAAGGTAA
- a CDS encoding ESX secretion-associated protein EspG — MLTTTLDGLWVLQAVTGIETLCPELGLRPLLPRLDTAERALRHPIAEELTAIGVLDDQGEVDSMVREWLTVIMRRDIALMLNLHFPGRPSGEPQHLTRVSISRFASWWVVLERHDQEVRLYPAGSATDQAAAGDLLVGQIERLCGVTEAAKLRPVTLDTKELLERVRDQDSLRRYLAAQRLDIDQQQMVALAADPELSGQANIVAIQPGAGPEGLARMAIADTAVLISDTPSGRVCVENIDNSGRRYQIVSPGTRADIANAILRLIARLPAGADWHSHRRVV; from the coding sequence GTGCTGACTACGACGCTCGACGGGCTGTGGGTACTGCAGGCCGTCACCGGGATCGAGACGCTCTGTCCGGAACTGGGACTTCGCCCCCTACTGCCCCGCCTGGACACCGCCGAGCGGGCGCTGCGACACCCCATCGCCGAGGAACTCACCGCGATCGGTGTGCTCGATGACCAAGGCGAAGTGGACTCGATGGTCCGGGAATGGCTGACGGTGATCATGCGGCGCGACATCGCGCTGATGCTGAACCTGCATTTCCCCGGGCGGCCCTCCGGCGAGCCCCAGCACCTGACCCGCGTCTCGATCAGCCGGTTCGCCTCCTGGTGGGTGGTGCTCGAACGCCATGACCAAGAGGTGCGGCTCTACCCCGCCGGCAGCGCCACCGACCAGGCGGCCGCGGGTGATCTGCTGGTCGGCCAGATCGAGCGGTTGTGCGGCGTCACCGAGGCCGCCAAGCTGCGGCCGGTCACCCTCGACACCAAGGAACTGCTCGAGCGGGTCCGAGACCAGGACAGTCTGCGTCGCTACCTGGCCGCACAACGGCTCGACATCGACCAGCAGCAGATGGTGGCGCTGGCCGCCGACCCGGAATTGTCCGGCCAGGCCAACATCGTCGCGATCCAGCCAGGTGCCGGCCCCGAGGGGCTGGCGCGGATGGCGATCGCGGACACCGCGGTGCTGATCTCGGACACCCCGTCGGGCCGCGTCTGTGTGGAGAACATCGACAACAGCGGTCGCCGCTACCAGATCGTCTCCCCCGGTACACGTGCCGACATCGCCAACGCCATCCTGCGGCTCATCGCTCGACTCCCAGCCGGTGCGGACTGGCATTCACATCGGCGCGTTGTATGA
- a CDS encoding secretion protein: MADSGGITYNPGPVSDHAHSVVSSAGTLDQIHQDSHQLTQMLTEYFAGHGATGFFEAQAQMLSGLQGLIETIGQHGSTIGSVLEGAISTDQTIQSLF, encoded by the coding sequence ATGGCAGACAGTGGCGGTATCACCTACAACCCCGGCCCCGTCTCCGACCACGCCCACAGCGTGGTCAGCAGCGCCGGCACCCTCGACCAGATCCACCAGGACTCCCACCAGCTCACCCAGATGCTGACCGAGTACTTCGCCGGCCACGGTGCCACCGGCTTCTTCGAAGCCCAGGCCCAGATGCTGTCCGGCCTGCAGGGCCTGATCGAGACCATCGGGCAGCACGGTTCGACCATCGGCTCCGTGCTGGAAGGGGCTATTTCGACCGACCAGACGATCCAGTCGCTCTTCTGA
- a CDS encoding WXG100 family type VII secretion target, with product MAAIVVTPELMRNTASKLSQHIEHAQAIANQYLADHENILGAGTWDGGGSKASYATAAQIHEDMQKVLTGGHRLTEGLNQAAALMESHESHSEHAFHALFGGQSA from the coding sequence ATGGCAGCCATTGTCGTCACGCCCGAACTGATGCGGAACACCGCGTCGAAGTTGTCGCAGCACATCGAACACGCGCAGGCGATCGCCAACCAGTACCTGGCCGACCACGAGAACATCCTGGGCGCTGGGACGTGGGACGGTGGCGGCTCCAAGGCCTCGTACGCCACCGCCGCGCAGATCCACGAAGACATGCAGAAAGTCCTCACCGGCGGCCACCGCCTGACCGAGGGCCTCAACCAGGCCGCTGCCCTGATGGAGTCTCACGAGTCCCACTCCGAGCACGCCTTCCACGCGCTCTTCGGCGGACAGTCCGCCTAA
- a CDS encoding PPE family protein has product MADPGWAARTPETNDMLIKSGAGVATMLTNGAAWTSLGVAHHASGIASAVNTALTSIGWIGAGSEGSVLNATLLNVALHGLAGWVDVKAPIVAAAVEAYQLAYGSMRTTQECEENRVETATDYGINPSVLGALTPRITSLEFEYYGLFWPNNAAVGASYGAVLTALISSLTVPAPVAGMGASPAAPAAAASAVGEAASQAAAGGAMRAAYTGTSTASNAAGQGANAAQGMGSQMSSMLGPVQQIGSTLMQAPQSLMQMPQSMMSPMQSLMGMFMNPSMLGGALNPAGAGGVPATAMLANATSAPGAGGFGGGGAGAPVSAFTRPVSAFESGGGRPVGLRPSGALGSVESQRVTTTSAGGMGGMPMAHGAGAGGKGSGNGQGDRSSERTNTVRVVDDRV; this is encoded by the coding sequence GTGGCCGACCCGGGGTGGGCCGCCCGCACACCGGAGACCAACGACATGTTGATTAAATCCGGCGCGGGCGTTGCGACCATGCTGACCAACGGGGCGGCATGGACGTCTTTGGGTGTGGCCCACCACGCGTCGGGAATCGCCTCGGCGGTCAACACGGCATTGACCTCGATCGGTTGGATCGGCGCCGGATCGGAGGGGTCGGTTCTCAACGCAACCCTGCTGAACGTGGCCCTGCACGGGCTCGCGGGCTGGGTGGATGTCAAGGCGCCGATCGTCGCGGCGGCAGTCGAGGCCTACCAGCTGGCCTACGGCAGCATGCGTACCACTCAGGAGTGCGAGGAGAACCGGGTCGAGACGGCCACCGACTACGGGATCAATCCGTCGGTGCTGGGGGCGTTGACGCCGCGCATCACGTCGCTCGAATTCGAGTACTACGGCCTGTTCTGGCCCAACAACGCCGCGGTGGGCGCTTCCTACGGGGCGGTGCTTACCGCGCTCATTTCCAGCCTGACGGTTCCGGCCCCGGTGGCCGGGATGGGCGCTTCACCCGCGGCTCCGGCGGCAGCGGCCAGCGCGGTCGGCGAAGCGGCATCGCAGGCCGCGGCCGGCGGTGCCATGCGCGCCGCCTACACCGGTACGTCGACGGCAAGCAATGCCGCTGGCCAGGGCGCCAACGCGGCCCAGGGCATGGGCTCGCAGATGAGTTCGATGCTGGGACCGGTCCAGCAGATCGGCTCTACGTTGATGCAGGCGCCGCAGTCGCTGATGCAGATGCCCCAGTCGATGATGAGCCCGATGCAGTCGCTGATGGGCATGTTCATGAACCCGAGCATGCTGGGCGGCGCTCTCAATCCGGCGGGAGCCGGTGGCGTGCCGGCCACCGCCATGCTGGCCAATGCGACGTCCGCACCCGGCGCGGGCGGCTTCGGGGGCGGCGGCGCGGGCGCGCCGGTGTCAGCGTTCACCCGACCCGTGAGCGCATTCGAGTCAGGTGGCGGGCGTCCGGTGGGGTTGCGGCCCAGCGGCGCGCTGGGCTCGGTCGAGTCCCAGCGGGTGACGACCACCAGCGCCGGAGGCATGGGCGGCATGCCCATGGCCCACGGCGCCGGGGCGGGCGGAAAGGGCTCCGGAAACGGTCAAGGCGACCGGTCCTCCGAGCGGACCAACACCGTGCGAGTTGTCGACGACCGGGTGTGA
- a CDS encoding PE domain-containing protein gives MMFSVEPEAVLASSGVEAGITAETEAAASAASPALLGVLPMGNDPDSIAFQAALLASGSEYLGIVAEHSAQRGLFSGAQATASGVYGATEALRAATVALGG, from the coding sequence ATTATGTTCTCTGTCGAACCGGAAGCAGTCCTGGCGTCATCGGGCGTCGAAGCGGGAATCACCGCTGAAACGGAGGCGGCCGCCTCCGCGGCCAGCCCGGCCCTGCTGGGCGTTCTGCCGATGGGCAACGACCCCGATTCCATCGCGTTCCAGGCCGCCCTGCTGGCATCCGGATCCGAATACCTCGGCATCGTCGCCGAGCATTCGGCGCAGCGCGGGCTGTTCTCCGGTGCGCAGGCCACCGCCTCGGGTGTGTACGGCGCCACCGAAGCGCTGCGAGCCGCCACCGTCGCACTCGGCGGCTAA